In a single window of the Mycobacterium bourgelatii genome:
- a CDS encoding DNA polymerase III subunits gamma/tau, translating into MALYRKYRPATFAEVVGQEHVTEPLSIALEAGRINHAYLFSGPRGCGKTSSARILARSLNCAQGPTATPCGVCDSCVALAPNAPGSIDVVELDAASHGGVDDTRELRDRAFYAPAQSRYRVFIVDEAHMVTTAGFNALLKIVEEPPEHLIFIFATTEPEKVLPTIRSRTHHYPFRLLAPRTMRTLIGRICEQEGVVVDDAVFPLVIRAGGGSPRDTLSVLDQLVAGAEGSHVTYQRALGLLGATDVALIDDAVDALGAGDAAALFGAVESVIDAGHDPRRFATDLLERFRDLILLQAVPDAASRGVVDAPEDVLDKMREQAARIGPATLTRYAEVVQAGLGEMRGATAPRLLLEVVCARLLLPSASDAESALLQRVERIEKRLEMSIPAAAPNAAPAAAASAVAEPPPAPRRAPARESTPPPVARREPPAAPTPAPPPAPAPPPPPEPAAAPGELSAAAVRTMWPTVREKVRQRSRTTEVMLAGATVRALEGNTLVLAHESAPLAKRLCEQRNADVIAEALKDALGVNWRVRCETGTGETVGNSPPPKVDRPAPEVDAAQRDEEESMLAEAGRIDPSAPRRDPEEVALELLQNELGARRIEG; encoded by the coding sequence GTGGCTCTGTACCGCAAGTATCGACCGGCGACCTTCGCCGAGGTGGTGGGGCAGGAGCACGTCACCGAACCGCTGTCCATCGCCCTGGAAGCCGGCCGGATCAACCACGCGTACTTGTTCTCCGGGCCGCGCGGCTGCGGCAAGACGTCGTCAGCGCGGATTCTGGCGCGATCGCTGAACTGTGCGCAGGGGCCCACCGCCACGCCGTGCGGCGTCTGCGACTCCTGCGTGGCGCTGGCGCCGAATGCGCCCGGCAGCATCGACGTGGTCGAGCTCGACGCCGCCAGCCACGGCGGTGTGGACGACACCCGCGAGCTGCGTGACCGCGCGTTCTACGCGCCCGCGCAGTCGAGGTACCGGGTGTTCATCGTCGACGAGGCGCACATGGTGACCACCGCCGGGTTCAACGCGCTGTTGAAGATCGTGGAGGAACCCCCGGAGCACCTGATCTTCATCTTCGCCACCACCGAGCCCGAGAAGGTGCTGCCGACCATTCGGTCGCGCACGCACCACTACCCGTTCCGGCTGTTGGCGCCGCGCACCATGCGGACCCTGATCGGTCGCATCTGCGAGCAGGAGGGCGTCGTCGTCGACGATGCGGTGTTCCCGCTGGTCATCAGGGCCGGTGGCGGGTCGCCCCGCGACACCCTCTCGGTGCTGGACCAGTTGGTGGCCGGCGCTGAGGGTTCGCACGTCACCTACCAGCGGGCGTTGGGTCTGCTCGGAGCCACCGACGTCGCGCTGATCGACGACGCGGTCGATGCGCTCGGCGCGGGGGATGCGGCGGCGTTGTTCGGAGCGGTCGAGTCGGTGATCGACGCCGGGCACGACCCTCGTCGCTTCGCTACCGACCTGTTGGAGCGTTTCCGCGACCTCATCCTGTTGCAAGCGGTTCCCGACGCGGCATCCCGCGGCGTGGTCGACGCGCCGGAGGACGTGCTGGACAAGATGCGTGAGCAGGCGGCGCGCATCGGGCCGGCGACTCTGACGCGATACGCGGAGGTGGTCCAGGCCGGCCTGGGGGAGATGCGCGGCGCGACCGCCCCCCGGTTGCTGCTGGAAGTGGTGTGTGCGCGGCTGCTGTTGCCATCGGCCAGCGACGCCGAATCCGCGTTGCTGCAACGTGTCGAGCGGATCGAGAAGCGGCTGGAAATGTCGATTCCCGCTGCAGCTCCGAACGCGGCTCCGGCCGCAGCTGCGAGCGCGGTGGCCGAACCGCCACCGGCGCCGCGCCGCGCACCGGCACGCGAAAGCACGCCGCCACCTGTAGCTCGCCGGGAGCCCCCCGCCGCGCCCACACCGGCGCCACCACCGGCACCGGCGCCGCCACCGCCACCAGAACCAGCCGCCGCGCCGGGCGAACTCAGCGCGGCCGCGGTGCGGACGATGTGGCCAACCGTGCGCGAAAAGGTCCGCCAGCGCAGCCGCACCACCGAGGTGATGCTGGCCGGCGCCACCGTCCGGGCCCTCGAAGGCAACACCTTGGTGCTGGCCCACGAGTCGGCGCCGCTGGCCAAGCGACTCTGCGAACAGCGCAACGCCGACGTCATCGCCGAGGCGCTCAAGGACGCGCTCGGCGTCAACTGGCGGGTTCGGTGCGAAACCGGCACCGGCGAGACCGTCGGCAACTCACCTCCTCCCAAGGTCGACAGGCCCGCCCCGGAAGTGGATGCGGCTCAGCGCGACGAGGAAGAAAGCATGCTGGCCGAAGCGGGACGCATAGACCCGTCGGCGCCGCGCCGCGACCCCGAAGAGGTCGCCCTGGAATTACTGCAGAACGAACTGGGCGCTCGTCGCATAGAGGGCTAG
- a CDS encoding aminotransferase class I/II-fold pyridoxal phosphate-dependent enzyme, producing MAFDSLSPEELTKLHARHQQDYADLQAKKLSLDLTRGKPAAEQLDLSNQLLSLPGDDYRDPEGVDTRNYGGLHGLPALRAIFGELLGIPVPNLIAGNNSSLELMHDLVAFSMIYGGVDSPRPWKDEPTVKFLCPVPGYDRHFAITESMGIEMIPVPMLQDGPDVDLIEELVAVDPAVKGMWNVPVFGNPTGITYSWETVRRLVQMRTAAPDFRLFWDNAYAVHTLTHDFIRQVDVLGLAAKANNPNRPYVFASTSKITFAGAGVSFFGGSLGNIAWYLQHAGKKSIGPDKVNQLRHLRFFGDADGVRLHMQRHQQILAPKFALTLEILDRRLSDSKIASWTEPKGGYFISLDVLPGTARRTVALAKDAGIAVTEAGASFPYRKDPDDKNIRIAPTFPSLPDLSDAVDGLATCALLAATESVLELSPSAR from the coding sequence GTGGCGTTCGATTCCCTGAGTCCTGAAGAGCTGACCAAGCTGCATGCCCGTCATCAGCAGGATTATGCGGACCTGCAGGCAAAAAAGCTGTCCCTGGATCTCACCCGCGGCAAACCCGCTGCGGAACAACTTGACCTGTCCAACCAGCTGTTGAGCCTGCCCGGCGACGACTATCGCGACCCAGAAGGCGTCGACACCCGCAACTACGGCGGCCTGCACGGCCTGCCGGCACTGCGCGCCATCTTCGGGGAGCTGCTCGGCATCCCGGTGCCGAACCTGATCGCGGGAAACAACTCCAGCCTGGAGTTGATGCACGATCTGGTGGCCTTCTCGATGATCTATGGCGGCGTGGATTCACCGCGGCCCTGGAAGGACGAACCCACCGTCAAATTCCTGTGCCCGGTGCCCGGATACGACCGCCACTTCGCCATCACCGAATCGATGGGCATCGAGATGATCCCGGTCCCCATGCTGCAGGACGGCCCGGACGTGGACCTGATCGAAGAGCTGGTCGCCGTCGACCCGGCGGTCAAGGGGATGTGGAACGTACCCGTGTTCGGCAACCCCACCGGGATCACCTATTCCTGGGAAACCGTCCGTCGGCTCGTGCAGATGCGCACAGCGGCGCCCGACTTCCGTCTGTTCTGGGACAACGCGTATGCGGTGCACACGCTCACCCACGACTTCATCCGCCAGGTCGACGTCCTGGGCCTGGCCGCCAAGGCGAACAACCCCAACCGGCCCTACGTCTTCGCGTCCACGTCGAAGATCACCTTCGCCGGTGCCGGAGTGAGCTTCTTCGGGGGGTCGCTGGGGAACATCGCGTGGTATCTGCAGCACGCCGGAAAGAAGTCCATCGGCCCGGACAAGGTCAATCAGCTTCGTCACCTGCGCTTCTTCGGCGACGCCGACGGCGTGCGGCTGCACATGCAGCGCCACCAGCAGATCCTGGCGCCCAAGTTCGCGTTGACGCTCGAAATCCTGGACAGGCGGCTGAGTGACTCCAAGATCGCGTCGTGGACCGAACCCAAGGGTGGCTACTTCATCAGCCTCGACGTGTTGCCGGGCACGGCGCGCCGCACCGTCGCGCTTGCCAAGGACGCCGGTATCGCGGTCACCGAGGCGGGCGCATCGTTCCCGTACCGCAAGGACCCCGACGACAAGAACATCCGGATCGCGCCGACATTCCCGTCCTTGCCGGACCTGAGCGACGCCGTCGACGGATTGGCGACGTGCGCGCTGCTGGCGGCCACCGAGTCGGTGCTCGAGCTGTCACCGAGCGCGCGTTGA
- a CDS encoding enoyl-CoA hydratase/isomerase family protein, with product MIDIRREQTVTVVTLSAGRVNALDVEVLDELTDVIRQQASSGAGALVITGAGRVFSAGVELDRVVQGGSEYTDRLVPALSNAFEAVFGYPGPTVAAINGAAIAGGCVLACACDRRLITPDAQIGAAEVRVGVPFPVAALEVMRYACGVSADEVLLGGRNYRGAEAVARGLAHTVVADGLIGAAIAEAADLGGIPAEAYRHTKAQLRGPTLARIQDSEEIDREVRELWGAEETQRGIAAYLERLRRR from the coding sequence GTGATTGATATCCGCCGCGAGCAAACGGTGACGGTCGTGACCCTGTCCGCAGGGCGGGTGAACGCCTTAGACGTCGAAGTTCTCGACGAGTTGACCGATGTCATCCGCCAACAGGCGTCGTCGGGTGCCGGCGCATTGGTCATCACCGGTGCGGGCCGAGTTTTCAGCGCCGGTGTCGAACTCGACCGCGTGGTGCAAGGCGGGTCCGAATACACCGACCGGCTGGTCCCTGCGCTGTCCAACGCGTTTGAGGCGGTGTTCGGCTATCCGGGGCCGACGGTGGCCGCGATCAACGGCGCAGCCATCGCCGGCGGGTGTGTGCTGGCGTGCGCCTGCGACCGCAGGCTGATCACTCCCGATGCCCAGATCGGCGCCGCGGAGGTGCGGGTCGGAGTGCCGTTCCCCGTCGCCGCCTTGGAGGTGATGCGCTACGCGTGCGGCGTCAGCGCCGACGAGGTGTTGCTGGGCGGTCGCAACTACCGCGGAGCCGAGGCGGTGGCACGCGGCCTCGCCCACACCGTCGTCGCCGACGGCCTCATCGGGGCGGCCATTGCCGAGGCGGCCGATCTCGGCGGTATCCCGGCCGAGGCCTACCGGCACACCAAGGCCCAGTTGCGCGGGCCTACGTTGGCGCGCATCCAAGATTCCGAGGAAATCGACCGCGAAGTTCGCGAGCTGTGGGGTGCCGAGGAGACTCAGCGCGGCATAGCCGCGTATCTAGAGCGTCTTCGACGCCGCTGA
- a CDS encoding lipoprotein LpqH, with translation MLVGCSSGGGGNAASPSSAGGGDGKEKSTKVEVGGAPLAGVDPASVTCVKQGGKINIGSGTNNGQQALAVVMTDGNPPTVDSLAMVVDGNALSVANSMGQNVGEATVSVEGKTYTITGKAQGADLKNPMAGMITKDFNIKVTCG, from the coding sequence ATGTTGGTGGGCTGCTCGAGCGGCGGCGGCGGTAACGCAGCCAGCCCGTCTTCGGCCGGCGGCGGTGACGGCAAGGAGAAGAGCACCAAGGTTGAGGTGGGCGGCGCGCCCCTGGCCGGCGTGGACCCCGCATCGGTCACCTGCGTCAAGCAGGGCGGCAAGATCAACATCGGCAGCGGGACCAACAACGGCCAGCAGGCACTGGCCGTGGTCATGACCGACGGGAACCCGCCGACCGTCGACTCCCTGGCCATGGTCGTCGACGGCAACGCCCTGTCCGTCGCGAACAGCATGGGCCAGAACGTCGGCGAGGCCACCGTCTCGGTAGAGGGCAAGACCTACACCATCACCGGTAAGGCGCAGGGCGCTGACCTGAAGAACCCGATGGCCGGAATGATCACCAAGGACTTCAACATCAAGGTGACCTGCGGTTGA
- a CDS encoding CHAT domain-containing protein: MSDSDRPTLVLRYADVGIATYASLRVVGQPTRTVTWVVEEPILLAALEELTGALPEPHGSESRRDAIERALSTGPFATPDTELTVAYILGVLLIGQHGWQLLAECTASPRPVLFVSPSARLARVPWGLLAVPKSGPSKEELVRARHDAITASGRTAARIPWQLADIKEHTDGYRLMELVDVLMAVPQNIVHAPRNPVGWNSRRDKPPVLVLDPRVPGQRPDSALGSVLGRPSEHTRVSRHFAEVMQRRAVLPSVPTSVELFRRSDADRRWLSELLAQNPSRLLYVGHASSADGEGGQADRASLHLACTAQMPGDADAIGNHRPLTASDLMALRLPMPPRVALLACASGGDYQFDEATGLVAAMILGGAQLVTATLWSLPTSAAFRQFAVAGNDLTDPMSDVVAAVDQAHEEVEAGCAVNRWQREQLRSWRDGTVTASPLYWGALVTFAVDAAR; encoded by the coding sequence ATGAGCGACTCGGACCGGCCTACCCTGGTCCTGCGCTACGCCGACGTCGGCATCGCCACCTACGCGAGCCTGCGCGTGGTGGGCCAGCCCACGCGCACCGTCACCTGGGTGGTGGAGGAGCCAATTCTGTTGGCGGCGCTGGAAGAACTGACCGGGGCGTTGCCCGAACCGCATGGTTCTGAGAGCCGGCGCGACGCCATCGAGCGGGCGCTGTCGACGGGCCCGTTCGCAACACCGGACACCGAACTGACGGTCGCCTACATCCTCGGTGTGCTGCTGATCGGACAGCACGGCTGGCAGTTGCTCGCCGAGTGCACCGCCTCCCCGCGTCCCGTCCTGTTCGTTTCGCCCAGCGCCCGCCTCGCCCGGGTGCCCTGGGGACTGTTGGCGGTGCCCAAATCGGGCCCCAGCAAAGAGGAATTGGTGCGGGCACGCCACGACGCCATCACCGCCAGCGGACGGACTGCCGCCCGGATTCCTTGGCAGCTCGCCGACATCAAGGAACACACCGACGGCTACCGGCTGATGGAGTTGGTCGATGTGCTGATGGCCGTGCCGCAGAACATCGTCCACGCGCCACGCAACCCGGTCGGCTGGAACAGCAGGCGGGACAAACCGCCGGTCCTGGTGCTAGATCCACGGGTGCCAGGGCAACGACCCGACTCGGCGCTGGGATCCGTGCTGGGCAGGCCATCCGAACACACGCGGGTGTCACGGCACTTCGCCGAGGTGATGCAGCGACGGGCGGTGCTGCCAAGCGTCCCCACATCGGTCGAACTGTTCCGCCGTTCTGACGCCGACCGAAGGTGGCTGTCGGAGTTGTTGGCTCAGAACCCAAGTCGACTGCTGTACGTCGGCCACGCAAGCTCGGCGGATGGCGAAGGGGGCCAGGCCGACCGAGCGTCCCTGCATCTCGCGTGCACGGCGCAAATGCCCGGCGATGCGGACGCCATTGGCAACCACCGCCCGTTGACGGCGTCGGATCTCATGGCGCTGCGATTGCCGATGCCGCCGCGGGTTGCGTTGCTGGCCTGCGCCTCGGGCGGTGATTATCAATTCGACGAGGCGACCGGCCTGGTCGCAGCGATGATCCTGGGTGGTGCCCAACTGGTGACCGCCACCTTGTGGTCGCTGCCTACCTCCGCGGCGTTTCGGCAGTTTGCCGTCGCCGGTAACGATCTGACCGATCCGATGTCGGACGTGGTCGCCGCGGTCGATCAAGCACACGAAGAAGTCGAAGCCGGATGTGCGGTAAATCGTTGGCAACGTGAACAACTGCGGAGCTGGCGGGACGGAACCGTCACCGCCAGCCCGCTGTATTGGGGAGCATTGGTTACGTTCGCCGTCGACGCCGCACGCTAG
- a CDS encoding NAD(P)H-dependent amine dehydrogenase family protein — MPNTYRVVQWTTGNVGKSSLEAIAANPTLELVGCYAWSPEKAGRDAGELCGLAPLGVAATHDVDALLALKPDCVVYNPMWINVDELVRILSAGVNVVTTAAFITGHNLGDGRDRILAACREGNSTIFGSGISPGFAELLAIVSAMVCNRVDKVTVNEAADTTFYDSPETEKPVGFGQPIANPDLQAMAAKGTAVFGEAVRLVADALGVELDEVRCVAEFAQTTADLVMESWTIPAGCVAGIYISWQGVVDGNTVIDLNVRWRKGQTLEPDWKIDQDGWVIQIDGQPSVTTKVGFLPPPYFQAQSIADFMVLGHIMTAMPTINAIPAVVAAAPGIATYNDLPLTLPRGVLHTAGNTP; from the coding sequence GTGCCAAACACCTATCGGGTCGTTCAATGGACCACGGGAAACGTCGGCAAGAGCTCACTGGAGGCGATCGCCGCTAACCCCACGCTCGAGTTGGTGGGTTGCTATGCGTGGTCACCGGAAAAGGCAGGCCGCGACGCCGGCGAACTCTGCGGCCTGGCCCCGCTGGGCGTGGCCGCCACCCACGACGTGGACGCGCTGCTGGCGCTCAAACCGGACTGCGTCGTCTACAACCCGATGTGGATCAACGTTGACGAGCTGGTCCGCATCTTGTCGGCGGGGGTCAACGTGGTGACGACCGCCGCCTTCATCACCGGGCACAACCTGGGTGACGGCCGCGACCGCATTCTGGCAGCCTGCCGAGAGGGCAACTCGACGATCTTCGGCTCCGGTATCAGCCCTGGGTTTGCGGAGCTGTTGGCCATCGTGTCGGCGATGGTGTGCAACCGGGTCGACAAGGTCACCGTTAACGAAGCCGCGGACACCACCTTCTACGACTCCCCGGAAACGGAGAAACCCGTCGGCTTCGGCCAGCCCATCGCCAATCCCGACTTGCAGGCGATGGCCGCCAAGGGGACGGCAGTCTTCGGCGAGGCGGTTCGGCTGGTCGCCGATGCGCTCGGCGTCGAACTCGACGAGGTTCGCTGCGTCGCCGAATTCGCGCAGACCACAGCCGACCTCGTGATGGAGTCGTGGACGATTCCCGCGGGATGCGTCGCCGGCATCTACATCAGCTGGCAGGGAGTCGTCGACGGCAACACCGTCATCGACCTCAACGTCCGGTGGCGCAAGGGGCAGACGCTCGAACCGGACTGGAAAATCGACCAAGACGGTTGGGTCATCCAGATCGACGGCCAGCCATCCGTCACAACCAAGGTCGGCTTCCTGCCGCCGCCGTACTTCCAGGCCCAGTCGATCGCCGACTTCATGGTGCTGGGCCACATCATGACGGCAATGCCCACGATCAACGCGATACCGGCCGTCGTCGCCGCTGCGCCCGGCATCGCGACGTACAACGACCTTCCGCTGACCCTCCCCCGCGGCGTTCTGCACACCGCCGGCAACACCCCTTAG
- a CDS encoding CsbD family protein, protein MSAQDKVKNKIEDVSGKAKEALGKATNDPGVRDEGRGDQTKASLKDAGEKVKDAFKK, encoded by the coding sequence ATGAGCGCCCAAGACAAGGTGAAGAACAAGATCGAAGACGTCAGCGGCAAGGCGAAAGAGGCCCTCGGCAAGGCCACCAACGACCCGGGCGTCCGGGATGAGGGCCGCGGCGACCAGACGAAAGCCAGCCTCAAAGATGCTGGCGAAAAGGTCAAAGACGCGTTCAAGAAGTAG
- a CDS encoding zinc-dependent alcohol dehydrogenase encodes MRAMVYRGPYKVRVEQKEIPPIEHPNDAIVRVTMAAICGSDLHLYHGMMPDTRVGMTFGHEFIGVVEQVGPSVRNLSPGDRVMVPFNIFCGSCYFCVRGLYSNCHNVNPNATAVGGIYGYSHTCGGYDGGQAEFVRVPFADVGPAKIPDWMDEEDALLCTDALATGYFGAQLGDIAEGDTVVVFGAGPVGLFAARSAWLMGAGRVIVIDHLEYRLEKARDFAFAETINFAECDDIVVRMKKETDYLGADVAIDAVGAEADGNFIQHVTAAKFKLQGGSPVAINWAIDSVRKGGTVSIVGAYGPLFSAVKFGDALNKGLTLRMNQCPVKRQWPRLFSHIKDGYLNPKDIVTHRIPLEHIGEAYHIFSAKLDNCIKPVILPAAS; translated from the coding sequence GTGCGCGCAATGGTTTACCGCGGACCGTACAAGGTGCGGGTCGAGCAGAAGGAAATACCGCCGATCGAGCATCCCAACGATGCGATAGTGCGGGTGACGATGGCGGCCATCTGTGGGTCGGATTTGCATCTGTACCACGGCATGATGCCGGACACCCGAGTGGGAATGACATTCGGTCATGAGTTCATCGGGGTGGTCGAGCAGGTCGGTCCGTCGGTGCGGAATCTGTCCCCCGGCGACCGAGTTATGGTGCCGTTCAACATTTTTTGCGGATCCTGCTACTTCTGCGTGCGCGGGCTGTACTCCAACTGCCACAACGTCAACCCGAATGCGACCGCCGTCGGCGGCATCTACGGCTATTCGCATACCTGCGGTGGCTACGACGGGGGGCAGGCCGAGTTCGTCCGGGTGCCGTTCGCCGATGTCGGTCCCGCGAAGATTCCGGACTGGATGGACGAGGAGGACGCGCTGCTGTGTACCGACGCGTTGGCCACCGGCTATTTCGGTGCGCAGCTGGGCGACATCGCTGAAGGCGACACCGTCGTGGTATTCGGCGCCGGACCCGTCGGACTGTTCGCCGCACGGTCCGCCTGGCTGATGGGCGCCGGTCGGGTGATCGTGATCGACCACTTGGAGTACCGGTTGGAGAAGGCCCGAGATTTCGCCTTCGCCGAGACCATCAACTTCGCCGAGTGTGACGACATCGTCGTGCGGATGAAGAAGGAAACCGATTACCTCGGTGCGGATGTCGCGATCGACGCGGTCGGCGCCGAGGCCGACGGCAACTTCATCCAGCATGTGACCGCAGCCAAGTTCAAGCTGCAGGGTGGCTCACCAGTGGCTATCAATTGGGCCATCGATTCGGTGCGCAAAGGCGGAACGGTATCCATCGTCGGCGCCTACGGGCCGTTGTTCAGCGCGGTGAAGTTCGGCGATGCGCTGAACAAGGGACTCACGCTGCGGATGAACCAGTGCCCGGTGAAGCGCCAATGGCCACGCCTCTTCTCGCACATCAAAGACGGTTACCTCAACCCGAAAGACATTGTCACGCACCGCATCCCGTTGGAACACATCGGCGAGGCGTATCACATCTTCTCCGCCAAGCTGGATAACTGCATCAAACCGGTCATCCTGCCCGCCGCAAGCTGA
- a CDS encoding plasmid pRiA4b ORF-3 family protein: MSQRPRCGLCRSVWGFRVRVDLMYAKPPIWRRLVLPGDLMLDELHVVLQAAMGWQDGHLHKFGVGGDRRRRAYFVTGFDLSEGDDGVVEDSVRLDQVVSDKGERLFYDYDFGDGWEHVLVVEDVLDDPPSAPVCLTGRMACPPEDCGGLGGYEELAAWVRGGYDPRATPMGLGAQEMRDWLPRDWHPDRFSVAETNDALAVLNTR; encoded by the coding sequence ATGAGCCAACGCCCGAGGTGCGGGCTGTGCCGGAGCGTGTGGGGTTTCCGGGTCCGGGTGGACCTGATGTACGCCAAGCCGCCGATTTGGCGTCGTCTGGTCCTGCCGGGCGATCTCATGCTCGATGAGCTGCATGTCGTGCTGCAGGCGGCGATGGGTTGGCAGGACGGTCATCTGCATAAGTTCGGTGTCGGGGGGGACCGGCGTAGGCGTGCCTACTTCGTCACTGGGTTTGATCTCAGCGAAGGCGACGACGGTGTCGTCGAGGACAGCGTGCGGCTCGATCAGGTGGTCTCCGATAAGGGTGAGCGGTTGTTCTATGACTACGACTTCGGCGATGGATGGGAGCACGTGCTGGTGGTCGAAGACGTTCTCGATGATCCACCTTCGGCTCCTGTGTGCCTGACGGGCAGGATGGCCTGCCCGCCGGAGGATTGTGGTGGGCTGGGCGGCTATGAGGAATTGGCTGCGTGGGTTCGTGGCGGGTACGACCCGCGGGCAACGCCGATGGGGCTGGGTGCGCAGGAGATGCGGGACTGGCTGCCCCGAGACTGGCACCCCGATCGTTTCTCGGTGGCCGAGACCAATGACGCTCTGGCCGTGTTGAATACGCGTTGA
- a CDS encoding ISL3 family transposase yields the protein MPNATGGAGFACADLTTFCRLDELGLEVTGQHLADDRAVLACRLVEEDRWCRRCGEEGSPRDSITRRLAHEPFGWRPTTLLVTVRRYRCAGCAHVWRQDTSKAAEPRAKLSRRALRWALEALVCQHLTVARLAEALAVSWNTANNAVLAEGHRDPTRFDGVAVIGVDEHVWRHTRRGDKYVTVIIDLTPVRDGTGPARLLDMIEGRSKKSFADWLAQRPQDWRDGVDVVAMDGFSGFKTATAEELPEAATVMDPFHVVRLAGNALDECRRRVQLDTCGHRGRKTDPLYACRRTLHTGADLLTDRQKARLAALFAVDTHAEVEATWQMYQRTVAAYREPDRKKGRTMMAALITTLSTGVPRPLQELITLGRTLTKRAADVLAYFDRPGTSNGPTEAINGRLEHLRGSALGFRNLSHYIARSLLETGGFRPQLLGPRQ from the coding sequence GTGCCCAACGCTACCGGTGGGGCGGGCTTCGCCTGCGCTGACCTCACGACTTTCTGCCGCCTCGATGAGCTCGGGTTGGAGGTGACCGGCCAGCACCTCGCTGATGATCGCGCGGTGCTGGCGTGCAGGCTCGTCGAAGAGGATCGGTGGTGCCGGCGCTGCGGCGAGGAAGGCAGTCCGCGTGACAGCATCACCCGTCGGCTTGCCCACGAGCCGTTCGGGTGGCGGCCGACCACGCTGCTGGTGACGGTCCGCCGCTACCGGTGCGCCGGATGCGCTCATGTGTGGCGCCAAGACACCAGCAAGGCCGCCGAACCACGCGCCAAGCTGTCCCGGCGAGCGCTGCGGTGGGCACTGGAAGCCCTTGTCTGCCAGCACCTGACGGTGGCCCGGCTCGCCGAAGCCCTGGCGGTGTCGTGGAACACCGCCAACAACGCCGTGCTCGCCGAAGGCCATCGCGACCCGACCCGCTTCGACGGCGTGGCGGTGATCGGCGTCGATGAGCATGTCTGGCGCCACACCCGCCGCGGCGACAAGTACGTCACCGTCATCATCGACCTCACCCCAGTACGGGATGGGACTGGTCCGGCCCGGCTGCTCGATATGATCGAGGGGCGCTCCAAGAAGTCGTTCGCCGACTGGCTGGCCCAGCGGCCACAGGACTGGCGTGATGGCGTGGACGTCGTTGCCATGGATGGCTTCTCCGGGTTCAAGACCGCCACCGCTGAAGAGCTACCTGAGGCAGCCACGGTGATGGATCCCTTCCATGTGGTGCGCCTGGCCGGTAACGCCCTCGACGAATGCCGGCGTCGCGTGCAGTTGGACACCTGTGGGCACCGCGGCCGCAAGACCGACCCGCTGTATGCCTGCCGACGCACCCTGCACACCGGTGCCGATCTGCTCACCGACCGCCAGAAAGCCCGACTGGCGGCGTTGTTCGCCGTCGACACCCACGCCGAGGTCGAAGCCACCTGGCAGATGTATCAGCGCACCGTAGCCGCCTACCGAGAGCCCGATCGTAAGAAAGGCCGCACCATGATGGCAGCGCTGATCACCACGCTGAGCACCGGCGTTCCCAGGCCTCTGCAGGAACTGATCACCCTCGGGCGCACCCTGACCAAGCGCGCCGCCGACGTGCTGGCCTACTTCGACCGGCCCGGCACCAGCAACGGCCCAACCGAAGCCATCAACGGTCGCCTCGAACACCTGCGCGGCTCCGCCCTGGGCTTTCGCAACCTGTCCCACTACATCGCCCGATCCCTGCTCGAGACCGGCGGATTCAGACCCCAGCTCCTTGGACCTCGGCAGTGA
- a CDS encoding PPOX class F420-dependent oxidoreductase: MPATFQSVITSKYLLLTTFTKDGRPKPTPIWGVPDGDGRLLVITDDGSWKVKRIRNTPRVTIAKSAALGKPKSDPVEGIARVLPKSETRRVYNAVLKRYWYHAWWFYAHSIVRGGIDKVHVGLEIVPAA; encoded by the coding sequence GTGCCCGCAACTTTTCAGTCCGTCATCACGTCCAAGTACCTGCTCCTGACAACGTTCACCAAGGACGGCCGGCCGAAGCCGACACCAATCTGGGGTGTCCCAGACGGTGACGGCCGCTTGCTGGTCATTACCGACGACGGGTCGTGGAAGGTCAAGCGGATTCGCAACACCCCGCGGGTGACCATCGCCAAGAGCGCGGCCCTCGGCAAACCCAAGAGCGACCCGGTTGAGGGGATCGCGCGGGTACTGCCCAAGTCGGAAACGCGCCGCGTCTACAACGCCGTGCTCAAGCGGTACTGGTACCACGCCTGGTGGTTTTATGCGCACTCGATCGTTCGGGGCGGCATCGACAAGGTGCACGTCGGCCTCGAGATCGTGCCCGCCGCCTAG